CAAGAGAAGCAGCCCTAGAACAGATCCAATTGCAATTCCCGCAATGACGCCACCAGAGAGCTTCTTCTTCCCTCCATCGGCTCCACACGGGTTTAAACCGTCCACTGTTTATTGCAGTTCAACAATAACGGGTAATTTCCATCCCGAGTATCGAGAACCCGCTACCTGACGAAAATAGGAAACAGGGCGAGATTGAGTAGTGTGTCTTAGAGTTTTGTGGGTAGCGGGTATACCCGATATCGGCACAGATATACCTGTTAATCCCGATAATACCTGATATTAGCCATATACGCATCTTTCAATATTTTATGTTAAAATATTGTTGTCTGACTCACACTAATAATTATACTTAAAGCTACCAAAATTAATAACGTAAATTGGGGAACATTGTTGGCTATTATTATTAGAAGAggaaaattttcaatattttttgtacatgatggtgtattgtttttctttttctgtcacaacaaacaaatattaataatagtagAGAGTCTGAAAAAGATATGCGAAAAGCGAAGCTTCAACAATCTTAGTTGTTTTATGAACCCAACTTTTGGTTTGAAGCACTTTCGATTGAAGGGTCAAACTCACCATACTCAAACTTGGAAACCTCACAATATCACATATAGAAGCACCTATTTTGGGTTGGCTATTATGTTGCAGGACAGGTATTGGGACATCACATTTGACTGAAATCGGGTACGGGTATCCGCGGGTAACCTGTTTCACCATCCATAGATGGTACCCATTTTCCattaacacacttttctttctatccctctcttactttaccagttttgcattaaaacacgtgtcaTTTCTAAAGACACTCGAATACTAATGACAACAATTCAATCCATACGAAGTTCTTCATATTGTTAAAAAACAAAATGTCACAAACTTAAAGTATATTGGTTTTTTTATTCGAATAACGCAATCCTCCACTACTTtagttgaattattttccttgaAAATAAATTGTGTTGCCAACCCCTTCTTGAGTTACAGAAGACAAATTAAGTAGAAGAAAGGATTAAAGAAGCCTTCATACTAGCGAACATCATAGTTTTATGTCTGATCGATACATAAACAAAAACGAAGGAAAACAGGCAGGGCACAATGAAGTGGCCTAAAAGTGCGACCTAGCAATTCAAGCACTATGCAGATTCAAGCCACATGCACTTTCACATAGATCAGTAGTACTTTGGGCACACGAATACAAGGCGATTTCCTACTTCTTACGCAAAAGGAAGAGAAAAGGACGTAGATGGCATGGAACGTATATCTTCACCTTAAGCTGATCACAATATCGAACAGGCTTTTTGAGCCTTtcccttctttttcttttgcttgGGTGGCTGGAGAACAACTTTAATCGCAGCATCAAAAACTGCTTTCACATTCTGTTTTGAAAAGGTATATTACAAAACAAATTCACTTTTGTGTCTTCAGTGAAAGTGTTTTAATAAAAACTAGGCAACTCATACCTCTTGTGTTTTTGAACTACATTCAACATAAGACGGAGATGCAATCAATTTCCTCAGCTCCTCTCCCTGTAAGTTTAgagtaacaaaaataaaatctaCACGAATAGAGCCTCGCAATCACAAAAACCAGCAACAAATgctagaatatatatatatatatatatatatatatatatatatatatatatatatatatatataaggctGATATAACCAAAGCGACAGACTTTCACCTGTACATTGGTGATTGGTACAGAACCTGGATGATTTTCGAAGAACTCCTTATCATCCCGAAGATCTGAAACCACCACAAGTTACTAACAGACAAGAGATAAATCCTTCATATAATGTATTAATGCCAATTTTAActtataaaacaaaaaaaaggaatacaaaagaTTATATCATAGTAAACACACATCTTGATTTTCCATCCTTGAAATTCAAGATTAATCATGAACAAATTTTCAATAAGTGGTTGTTAAAATCCAAAATGCTGCAAAAGTAGCTGTTCATGAAGACTTCTTCCTATGaactttattttccttcctATGAACTCATACTGACCAAAAATGCATGCATTAAAAAGATATAAGCGCAAGAATCATACAGTCGCTGTCGCAACAAACAAGGTCAGCAAGATTAATACAGTTACAAAAGACCCCCTGACTCCCAATCATGTCTACATTTGACATTTAACTTGCAACACGTGGAGAAAGTCTTTTGAAGAAGACAACGATTTTAATGAATAAAGTCCAGGAGGTGACCAAACTAAGTTGAACTCTTAAGACTATCACATCACAGCTTCTGGAAGCAAGAAAGGATGTTGATGTCACCTAGTCATTATTATCAACGGATTAGGCTTATCAGAAGTATCATCAGCTAAAATATGGGCAAACATTCACTTAAATACTTTTTATCCTACATAACAAGAATAATGCTTACAAAATGGATGTTCGTAGTCATACATACTAAACATAAGAGTCTCTCACTCTTGGTTCATGTATATTATTCCAGGTGATAGATAAGTGTTTGGGACAGAAGAATTAGGGTAGTGGCAGAGAACATGAAGCTGACACAAACATATTTTTCAGGCTTTAATCGTAATTTTCCCATATCAACAAACCTAATATCACCAGGAGCATCTTTAACAAGGAAACTAACTGGTACATGTACTTATGAATTTGATATCTCACCAAGTTTTGTGCCAACAAGAACTATAGGGACACCAGGAGCGTAATGCTTCAATTCGGGAATCCACTGAATTAGAAATGCACCAGagcccaaaaaaaaaaagaaaaggacaaTTAACAAACAATTTGGTGCCAAAAAAAGTAGAAAGCATGAAAAAAGGTAAAGATGAAATAACACACTGTAAAGTGAATCAAATCCTCACCTTCTTGGAAACATTTTCATAGCTTGCCTTGCTGATAAGAGAAAATGCCAGAATGAAAACATCAGCTCCACGATAACTCAAAGGCCGTAATCTGTTGTAGTCCTCCTGCCCTGTTTCACAGAACAATAACCACAGGCTCATATGTTAGAACCATAATAAGAAACAGAAATAAGTTTATCCGTACAAGCGTAGGAGTAATTCTCTTCGGCATATTGCTATTAGTTACCAGCAGTATCCCACAGGCCTAGGTTAACAGTGGCTCCATTAACGACAACATTGGCACTGAAATTATCAAACACAGTAGGCACATAATCCTGTTgcgtattaaaaaaaaattgttaaaatatATATGATGGAATAATGGATCACATTTGAGAGAATTAAGTGTAGCATCATATCAGATCCAAATCAACACGAGCAATCTGCTTTCAGGACTATCAAGGCAAAAATAAGATGAAATAAGATAGGAATaaatcagaaaagaaaagagaaagtaATGATTAAAAAAGCAAGAAAAGGAAATTCCTCTTAGAGAAAAAATCACCTATCAAACCTGGCAATTTCCATTATATGATTCTCACAATCATGAAACAAAAAGTTGAAATTGATACATCAAAATGTTGGTATTTTTGGAATCCCCACATGACCAGTAACTGACTGTGTGCATAATTCAGTGACTAATAAAGCCAGAAATTCAAATCAATTAACCTAATCCTAGTTCAATATaacaaaaaatgaataaaaatgttAGACCGTGGGGAAGGTGTTGCTGGTATAGGAAATCAAGAGACATGTCTTTCCAACCGCACCATCGCCCACCGTCACACACTTGATGAATCTGGAAGCGCTCATTCTAACTATCTCTGCTTTCTGTCTCTATCTCTAATTACCAGAAATGCTCAATACAGACGTAGAAAGTGCAGAAACGGTTTCTTCCCATTGTTCAAATCTGGAACAAGTAGATTATCAACGAATTCGAACCCTAACCATGTACGGAATCaaaatctagagagagaaacaagAATAATATGGTTAATTGATGACAGTGGTCATCACGCATATAGCTGCACTTGAACCGCTCCCTTCTCCCCCACCGTTTTTCTCGCTCTACAAACACTAATTTCCACATTTtcacttcattttttaattatttaaatttaaattatcaaAGTTAAAATAAGGTTGGGGTTTTCACAATTATACCTAGGggtgtgaaaaaataaaaaaccgaATATCCAAATcgaatcaaattaaaattttgaaattcgattcagttttttggtttttcgattcggtttggttttaaaaatacaaaattttggatttttcgGTTCAGTTCGCTTcgggagaaaaaaaaatgaaaaacctaattatattttgaaatataatcttaatttaatatattatattatatataatatatattcttttaaaatattctataaattatgtcattatatatattctataaattatgtcattatatatattctattaattttatatttcatatatatatatatgttatatttgtatatataaaatatataaaataaaatattatatatatatatatatatatatatatatatatatatatatatatatatatatatattaatttcggtttttcggttatTTCATATAATTTCGATTTTTCAGTTTAGTTTGGTTTTTGAAGTtcggttttcagtttttcggtttcggttatttggtttttcgggttcggttcggttcggcttggattttgaactaaattcgatttttcggttttggttcgatTTAGGAAAAAAACCAAGCCGAAACCCAAATGCTCACCCCTAATTATACCTATCTAATTTTTTTACAAGACATTAGAGTTGCAATTTAGatattcttgagataagcaatAGCTCATTCGGatcaaataaatgaaatttacaCGGTAAATggccaaaaaaaaattatgaagtttggTTAAATTTTAGTCATTTtcataactttaaaaaaatagtatacCAACAAGTCGTAGCGCAATTGGCAGCGCGGAGCTGTTGTGACCTTAGGAGACTTTCGACTTTAATCCGTAAACCCGGTCAAACAAAATTAGTCGGATTCCGCCAAAGGCTACCCGTGGTCTAACAAAAAAATGACTAATTACTTGTATATCATAACTTttacatttttcttaattttctcaTTGCAAAAAATTTATCATGATATGTTAAAAATTTATCAACGTAATGCGTATACATGTAAAAATTAAAGAGATACTTACTTAATGTATTAAGTGACGTCGTTTAAATAGCcgaatattttattttcgtgATATTTTTCATTTGCAAAAAGCATACATAATTTCCTCCAATTCATAGACTATGGGATAATagagaaaaatatcaaaattataataattggtcattttttaaaattgcagATAAACTATAATTTGACTAAACTTCAAAAATTACCCTACTAGAGGAAAATTCATATAAAAGTAAACTTTATAATTGATCCTTTAACCTATTACATGTATATTAGAGGTGTAGCCAAAAACTCATATTACAAAAagctaaattatactcccttcatccataTAAAGTATAAACATTTGATTttgcacaagttttaatgcataattggtaaagtagagagatagaaagaaaaaataagtaaagtattattagtggagaatgattCTCACCTCATTatagagaaaagactttccagaattagaaaatgcatactcttgtgggacgactaaaaagaaaataatgcatGCTCTCTCCtctttcatttcctactttattcttcttttacttaattcacttaacacaatttttcttaaatcacgtgccaaaaagaaatgtctccactactataaaatagagggagtactttttagggacggagggagtatagacTAAATTTCACTTTTGGTCCTAAACTTAGTTATTTTACGAACTTGGTCCagattatttactttttttattcttaaatcCTGAACAAACAAAAATGGTCTACAAATGATCCTTTTTGGATGCCGCCATCATAAAACTAACGACAACcctatttatctattttttgaCCTAATCAAAATActaatcaataattaattaaagacTAAAGCCCATTTCAatatatagtcattttacgaatttggtaataaaaaaaaattagggttcaactGACACCTTCTTCTTCGCTCGGCTGGCTGTCTCCAACGATATTCTTAAGATTTCAGCAACTCCAACGGTAGATTGTGCAATAAGCTCTCCGACGAAGGAATCAAGTAGACGCTCAAGTCCTTCGACTGCAACGCCTCCCGCTAGATCTCTCTCCACGCGTCGATTTGGTCTAATTTGGTTGATGTCTTCTCCTTACTCAACGTCGTTGACCAATTGATCGTCGTTGTCCGCGATTGGGCAACAATTACTCAGACGATGATGCTTCCATCGCCGAGGATGCATCCACAGAGCCAGTGACATATTGTGACTTCGTAATCGACGCACTCCCGCTGGTATGGTTGTCGACCTGCCCGACATAGCGAAGAAGATGGTGTTGGCGGTGAGGTATGAGAAGAAGTGTTACGCTGTGTGCGACACGTACCACCAAGAATATCTGGAGCTAAGGCTACCAAAGGTGAGCATTGACGAGGCGTAGAGAATGCAGTGGAGCCAGCTGGAAGATGAAACTGAGAGATGAATAAAAGTCATCAACGTTACTCTTTGCGTCCTTTTTCCAAGAGAGCATCGCCTCTATGAAGGATCAGTATACGACGACGATAGTGGCAGTGGAGCCACTgagggcggacgatagcgcatAGCGGTCGCTGCACTTTGTTTCATCCGTCGCTGGCAATCATCCCGTAGCTTCTGGATCTTCCGGAGCGGTAGCTGCGCACAACCTAGCGGTTGCTAGGCGTGTTTTTCTTTTCAGTTCAACTTTTCCGAAGCGGACCGCTACTGGTTCAGCGATCGTTGGCGGCTAGTGGTTGCTGGCTGAGTTGCAGCGGGCCGCTGGACGGCTCGAATACTCAAGATTTCCATCTTCGACCTTTTCTTATCTTTTTatgctctattttgcacatttctctcaaaacacgtcaaaataccaaaatagataaaatgcaaaatccgagcgtatcaacgaAAAAGTGGTTAAAGCTCTCTTCGACTTGGGGGCTAGCATAAACATTATGCCTTTGAAGTACTATGAAAAGCTGAATATCCGACCACTCAAAACAACCAATGCGATCTTAAGGATGGCCGATTACATTGGAATGAAGGATGTAGGAGTAATCGAGGATGTATTGGTAGGGgtgttagagtttagtatactgaaagcatctttcgaatgcttgtatatgtaataactctttttaatcatttattaccattttatgagaaaGACTACtttgttacaatgtattttgcttatgtatttcttatgtatttatgagatgttgaaatgcgttttccatttaaatacatagtttaagcaaaatgagtctaagtcttctgcatagtagacgagttgtgagcAGCGTTCACAGTTGGTAACTTGTCGGTTCTTACAGAAAGAAAattgtttcacaacctagataggctttgactacctatcgtgaaaggttgcgacgtcagtccgaaagtttccttacctaaggaaatgaacgacgtcggtgtggtatagcactgaaaggatcaaacagtgagataagtatttcttggctatttactgaaagacgagggattgtcgtttcttaatcattgatgacataacattgagcatacgatattaattgaaaactactttgacttatcaaatggtgagggaatttcgttgcccaagaatcctgatagattgggtaatgatcattaatgtctaagtggtgctattattgttattgcaatgaatcgtgtgctgggagagaccagtatgataatatcctcaagaggtgtttagaaaaaagttttattattcagaaaactggccagttgaaatttattccattaataataaataatgtttctaaactagaccactcttggaaaaagaaattaattaataatagtcagatagcagacttgatattaattaatggatatttatatctttaacacgggaaatgatttaattaaagaggaagtcccggaatactcgtaattttggtttggacgggcagtcaatattatatctatagtggatgataataatatttaaggttaggcttgaattaaattgcttttaatttaattagtgagagcctgaactgtggcccaatccgagagcctgaactgtggcccaatccaatcctccacagatccctggtctgacccaaaataattaacttaatataaaagggagaagaagagaagacagATTAATTAATTCCACCGTAAAAATTTGATATCTACAAtgtgtagagagaaaaatatcgGATTTTAGGGTTCTTCTTCCGTAGAGATTTCTGTCTTCATTTCTTCTCCAgcttttgaggatttgacaagctttgcccacacaaatgTCAAATTCGAGTTAAAAGGGAAcagatcagaagatccgtggttgaGATAAATTGAAGAAGGTGAATGAATTCAACTCTTGAATTCCTACGGTATGTtgtatttaattgcatatattcaGTACAGTCTGTGATTATATGCTTGTTGTAAACATGTTTCTAGTATACAACCGGataaaagcatgtttagatgtaaattTTTCCATCAAACTAAATAGATTTCCGTTGCAaaaccaacaattggtatcagagcctgtATTAGGCTCTGATTGTTTGATTTACTACATGCTTTGATTGTATGAATAGCATGTTTAATGTTTCGATGCATGGTTAAGTGTTCTTTTAAATTCTTTGTCGAATTGTTGATCTGTGAACATTCGAAACATTCGAATTAGGGTTCTTATGTCACCCATGGCCATAGAACAGCTCCTAAATTCGAAAATTGGACACTTGGTTGTGTCCTACGAATTCATTCCTAGGGCTGGACAATCATGTGTCTTCAATAACTGATCAGTAATTCACGAAAACGTCCAAGGAAGTTGCTGGCCACTAAAGGCTAAGAGCAACCTCCTGTCACGACTCTTCAATGGAGATTCAGTGGGGGCTGCCGGTTAAAAGCTCCGGAACACAC
This genomic interval from Salvia splendens isolate huo1 chromosome 13, SspV2, whole genome shotgun sequence contains the following:
- the LOC121763094 gene encoding rac-like GTP-binding protein RHO1; this translates as MSASRFIKCVTVGDGAVGKTCLLISYTSNTFPTDYVPTVFDNFSANVVVNGATVNLGLWDTAGQEDYNRLRPLSYRGADVFILAFSLISKASYENVSKKWIPELKHYAPGVPIVLVGTKLDLRDDKEFFENHPGSVPITNVQGEELRKLIASPSYVECSSKTQENVKAVFDAAIKVVLQPPKQKKKKGKAQKACSIL